Proteins from one Bacteroides mediterraneensis genomic window:
- a CDS encoding RNA polymerase sigma factor: MQEISFRDDILPLKDKLFRLALRITFNRAEAEDIVQDALIKVWSKREEWAQLESIEAYCLTVVRNLAIDRSQKKEAQNLELTPETQEMPDALTPESQMERNEQFRLVHRLINELPEKQRTIVQLRDIEGKSYKEIADVLGVTEEQVKVNLFRARQRIKLKYSEINDYGL; the protein is encoded by the coding sequence ATGCAAGAAATCAGTTTTCGTGACGATATCCTACCGCTGAAGGACAAGCTTTTCAGACTGGCCCTGCGAATTACGTTCAATCGGGCCGAGGCGGAAGACATTGTTCAGGATGCACTGATTAAAGTGTGGAGCAAACGCGAGGAATGGGCGCAACTGGAATCCATCGAAGCCTATTGCCTGACGGTTGTCCGCAATCTGGCCATCGACCGGAGTCAGAAAAAAGAGGCACAGAACCTGGAACTGACGCCTGAAACGCAGGAAATGCCGGATGCATTGACTCCTGAAAGCCAAATGGAACGAAACGAACAGTTCCGGCTGGTGCACAGGCTGATAAACGAACTTCCTGAGAAGCAACGTACCATTGTGCAACTCAGGGATATTGAAGGTAAGAGTTATAAAGAAATAGCCGATGTGCTGGGGGTGACAGAAGAGCAAGTGAAAGTGAACCTTTTCCGCGCTCGCCAACGCATCAAACTAAAATACAGTGAAATAAACGATTATGGACTATAA
- the argB gene encoding acetylglutamate kinase, translated as MKEKLTVIKVGGKIVEEPDTLNQLLDDFSSMPGYKVLVHGGGRSATRIAAQLGIESRMVNGRRITDADTLKVVTMVYGGLVNKNIVAGLQARGVNAVGLTGADMNVIRSVKRPVKDIDYGYVGDVEKVDGAALTELIHRQIVPVMAPLTHDGQGNLLNTNADTIAGETAKALAEYFEVTLVYCFEKKGVLRDENDDGSVIPVLTPDLFKRYVDEGVIQGGMIPKLENSFSALDAGVSQVVITLASAIHKDSGTIIRK; from the coding sequence ATGAAAGAGAAACTGACAGTCATAAAGGTAGGAGGAAAGATTGTAGAAGAGCCTGACACATTGAATCAGCTGTTGGACGATTTTTCTTCCATGCCCGGTTATAAGGTGCTGGTACACGGTGGAGGCCGTTCGGCTACCCGTATTGCCGCCCAATTGGGCATTGAGAGCCGGATGGTGAACGGTCGCCGTATTACCGACGCCGATACCTTGAAAGTGGTGACCATGGTCTACGGAGGCTTGGTCAACAAGAATATCGTGGCCGGTTTGCAGGCCAGAGGCGTGAATGCCGTCGGACTGACGGGAGCCGATATGAACGTCATCCGTTCCGTGAAGCGTCCGGTAAAGGATATTGACTACGGTTATGTGGGCGACGTGGAAAAGGTGGACGGAGCGGCTTTGACCGAACTGATTCACCGTCAGATTGTGCCTGTCATGGCACCGCTGACGCACGACGGTCAGGGTAACCTGCTGAACACGAATGCTGACACCATTGCCGGAGAAACGGCAAAGGCCCTGGCTGAGTATTTTGAGGTGACACTGGTCTATTGTTTTGAAAAGAAAGGCGTGCTGCGCGACGAGAATGACGATGGCAGCGTGATTCCGGTACTGACTCCCGACTTGTTCAAGCGTTATGTGGACGAGGGCGTCATACAAGGAGGCATGATTCCCAAGCTGGAAAATTCTTTTTCAGCCTTGGATGCTGGAGTGTCGCAGGTTGTAATCACCTTAGCGTCAGCTATTCACAAAGACTCGGGAACCATTATCAGAAAATAA
- the speA gene encoding biosynthetic arginine decarboxylase, whose translation MRKWRIEDSEELYNITGWGVSYFGINDKGHVVVTPRKDGVAVDLKELVDELQLRDVTAPMLVRFPDILDNRIEKISNCFRQASEEYGYQAENFIIYPIKVNQMRPVVEEIISHGKKFNLGLEAGSKPELHAVIAINTDSDSLIICNGYKDESYIELALLAQKMGKRIFLVVEKLNELRLIAKMAKQLNVRPNIGIRIKLASSGSGKWEESGGDASKFGLTSSELLEALDFLEKKDLQDCLKLIHFHIGSQVTKIRRIKTALREASQFYVQLHQLGFPVEFVDIGGGLGVDYDGTRSSNSESSVNYSIQEYVNDSISIMVDASNKNNIPHPNIITESGRSLTAHHSVLIFEVLETASLPSMDEDFVVSKDDHELVQELYQIWDNLNQSRMLEAWHDAQQIREESLDLFSHGIVDLKTRAQIERMYWSVTREINQIASGLKHAPDEFRNLDKLLADKYFCNFSLFQSLPDSWAIDQIFPIMPIQRLDERPDRTATLQDITCDSDGKIANFVTSRNVAHDLPVHTIKAKESYYIGVFLVGAYQEILGDMHNLFGDTNAVHVSVDDKGYSIDQVIDGETVAEVLDYVQYNPKKLVRTLETWVTKSVKEGRISLEEGKEFLANYRSGLYGYTYLE comes from the coding sequence ATGAGAAAATGGCGTATTGAAGACTCTGAAGAGCTCTACAACATCACGGGGTGGGGCGTTTCATACTTTGGTATCAATGACAAAGGTCATGTGGTAGTAACTCCACGCAAGGACGGGGTGGCCGTCGATTTGAAGGAACTGGTGGACGAACTGCAGCTGAGGGACGTGACGGCTCCCATGCTGGTCCGCTTTCCGGACATCTTGGACAACCGGATTGAAAAAATATCCAATTGTTTTCGTCAGGCTTCTGAAGAATATGGCTATCAGGCCGAGAATTTCATCATTTATCCGATTAAGGTAAACCAGATGAGGCCGGTGGTGGAGGAAATTATCAGTCATGGAAAAAAGTTTAATCTGGGACTGGAAGCCGGTTCGAAACCGGAACTTCACGCCGTGATTGCCATTAACACGGATTCTGACTCGCTGATTATCTGTAACGGCTATAAGGACGAGAGTTACATTGAACTGGCTTTGCTGGCACAGAAGATGGGCAAGCGGATTTTTCTGGTGGTGGAAAAGCTGAATGAGCTGCGGCTGATTGCCAAGATGGCCAAGCAGCTGAACGTGCGCCCCAATATCGGTATCCGGATTAAACTGGCCTCTTCCGGCAGCGGAAAGTGGGAAGAAAGTGGAGGCGACGCCAGCAAGTTCGGCCTGACTTCCAGTGAATTGCTGGAGGCACTCGATTTCCTGGAAAAGAAGGACTTGCAGGATTGTCTGAAACTGATTCATTTCCACATCGGCAGTCAGGTGACCAAAATACGCCGTATCAAGACAGCTTTGCGTGAGGCGTCTCAGTTCTATGTGCAGCTGCATCAGTTGGGCTTCCCGGTGGAGTTTGTAGACATCGGTGGCGGACTGGGCGTGGACTACGATGGAACCCGCTCTTCCAACAGTGAAAGCAGTGTGAACTATTCCATTCAGGAATATGTGAACGACTCCATCTCCATCATGGTCGATGCCAGCAACAAGAACAACATCCCGCATCCGAACATCATTACGGAAAGCGGACGCTCGCTCACAGCTCATCACTCGGTCTTGATTTTTGAGGTGTTGGAGACGGCTTCTCTGCCTTCCATGGACGAGGATTTCGTGGTAAGCAAGGACGACCACGAACTGGTGCAGGAACTGTATCAGATTTGGGACAACCTGAACCAGAGCCGGATGCTGGAAGCCTGGCACGATGCGCAGCAGATTCGTGAGGAATCGCTCGACTTGTTCAGTCACGGAATTGTGGATTTGAAGACACGGGCACAGATTGAACGGATGTACTGGTCGGTGACGCGTGAAATCAACCAGATTGCTTCGGGCCTGAAGCATGCGCCAGATGAATTCCGCAACCTGGACAAGCTGCTGGCCGACAAGTATTTCTGTAACTTCTCTCTGTTCCAGTCGCTGCCGGATTCCTGGGCCATCGACCAGATTTTCCCGATTATGCCGATTCAGCGTCTGGACGAGCGTCCCGACCGCACGGCTACGTTGCAGGACATCACTTGCGACTCGGACGGGAAGATTGCCAACTTCGTGACTAGCCGGAACGTGGCCCACGATTTGCCGGTACATACCATCAAGGCGAAGGAATCTTATTATATCGGTGTGTTCCTGGTAGGAGCTTATCAGGAAATCCTGGGTGACATGCACAATCTGTTCGGGGATACGAATGCCGTACATGTGAGTGTGGACGACAAGGGTTACAGCATCGATCAGGTGATTGACGGGGAAACGGTGGCCGAGGTGCTCGACTACGTGCAGTATAACCCGAAGAAACTGGTACGTACACTGGAAACTTGGGTCACCAAGTCGGTGAAGGAAGGACGCATTTCCTTGGAAGAAGGAAAGGAATTCTTGGCCAACTACCGTTCCGGACTGTATGGCTATACTTATTTGGAGTAA